Below is a genomic region from Erigeron canadensis isolate Cc75 chromosome 7, C_canadensis_v1, whole genome shotgun sequence.
TATGGGTCTCTGGCTGTTTGCCCTTGACAATCATTTTAAAACTAAGTATATAAGTGTATAACATATGGGTCCATTACTGTAGCAGACTAGCAGTTCACCGTCTTCCATTTCATTTCCGATTCTCACTGAAAGAATGAAACATGCTATGGCATGTAACTGTGCCCACCCATTACTCTATTGCACACTTTCTGTTGCTTCTTATTGACAAAATACATGCTTTGTGTAGGCTTGCCTATATTACAGTTGGCAATTTAGAACCAATTTACTTGTGTATGGGTCGATGTGGATtgtgttttatctcaaaaaggtcaaattataaattatagcTAAAAGTTGTACTGGCTGGACAGGTTGAAGTCGCTTAAAGTCTATTTTGTTGAATACAAACTATTTAATCATTTTATCCAAAGATTTAAATGGATTCCTTGGGAACTCTCATAGGATGAAGGGAGTATGTAACATATGGGTCTGTGTCTGTTTGCCGTTGACAATCATTGTAGAACTTTAAGTATAACATATGGGTCCATAACCGTAGCAGACTAGAAGTTCACCGTCTtccattttgtttttaattttcgcTGAAAGCATGAACATGCTATGGCATGCAACTGTGTCCGCCCATTACTCTACTGCACAGTTTCTTGTAGCTTCTTAATGACAAAATGCATGCTTTGTGTTGCCTTGCCGACATTACAGGTGGCAATTACTTGTGTGTGGGTTGATATGGGTtgtgttttatctcaaaaaggtcaaattataaatttttgctAAAAGGTGTAATGGTTGGACAGGTTCAAGTCTCTTAAAGTCTATATTGTTGAATACAAACTATTAAATCTTTATTCTGAGGTTTAAATGATTAATGTAATAAAGATTGAATATTGGTTATAATAAATAACGGCATTAAATATAACTTCAGAAAAATGTTCCGAGTCAATCTGGACCAGCTAGTtatgcccccccccccccccccccccccccccccccccttaaaAAGACCTATCTCAAACCAATTTCCTTTTAACTTGTGTAAAGCTGCCCTGTTCCCACTTAGCTTGCCATATTTTCTCTTTGTTCTTATTATAATACTGTTAATTTCTATCAGGGAACCTTGCTGAGCATAACTTCATCAATATCAGCAATGGCGGCCGTGTATCTGCTATGAGACACGGAAGGCGAGTCCCGAAGCTCAATCGCCCACCTGACCAGCGGAAAGCACTCCTTCGTGGCCTAACCACTCAGCTTTTGAAGCATGGGCGGATCAAGACCACCCGAGCAAGGGCGAGTGCTGTACGAAAGTATGTTGATAACATGATCACTTTGGCTAAAGAAGGTTCACTTCACAAGAGGCGACAAGCCCTGGGATTCATTTACGAGAAGCAGATTGTACATGCTTTGTTTGCCGAGGTCCCTGAAAGGTATGGCGAAAGAAATGGAGGCTACACTAGAATCATAAGAACTTTGCCAAGGAGGGGGGATAACGCCCCCATGGCGTACATTGAGCTCGTGTAGTTTGTATGTTTCATTTCTCTTATGTTTACCTTTTACTCATATACACTTCTTTTGAAACATTTTATTGGGTAACATAGTAATTTAATGTTAACTGTTGTTCACTTGTTCGGTTTGaccatttatattataagatgCAATATTAGGTCATCTTTGTTTCTTAATGGATGGGTTGAGAAGATCAAGAAAATGATACAAGAATTTTGAATTTGGAATGATGTGGAGATTTAAGTTATACGTATATGTTGGTTACACAACCATTTTAGCTAGCTGGATTtcaattaaactaaataaaccaATTAGACAACTAAACGTTTTACATTTGTCTAGTCGTGTATTACACAGAGCAATAAACCAGTGTATATATTACtgtattatatacgagtataatataatatggcTGAATTATACTTAATATAGAAGAGAACCTATTCTCCATCTATTTTTTCTATCaaaaatttatgtaaatttATCCTTGTAGTAATAATAATGGGAAAAATAACAGTACTAATCACGGTGTAAGCAGAAATAAAATGTTACTTGCTTGCCAAGCTTTCATATAACAGAATTAAGTACATTGTCCCGAAATTTACGTAACAAA
It encodes:
- the LOC122606947 gene encoding 50S ribosomal protein L17, chloroplastic, which codes for MASVTTTWSMSSLKASLPSITSSSPSTSVRCSFRPTTFTPTKSNNSKPLFGSFLGLAPLNPLSNLTSSGNLAEHNFINISNGGRVSAMRHGRRVPKLNRPPDQRKALLRGLTTQLLKHGRIKTTRARASAVRKYVDNMITLAKEGSLHKRRQALGFIYEKQIVHALFAEVPERYGERNGGYTRIIRTLPRRGDNAPMAYIELV